Proteins encoded together in one Procambarus clarkii isolate CNS0578487 chromosome 11, FALCON_Pclarkii_2.0, whole genome shotgun sequence window:
- the LOC123749344 gene encoding uncharacterized protein, with translation MDRVPQGPECPKDQSALRTECSKDRVPQGQSVPQGQSVSRTEGSKDKVFSRTECSPRTECSPRTECPQGQSVLRTECLRTECPKDRVPQGQSVPQTYCPKDRVFPKDRVHQGQSAQRTECAPETEFASRTECPEDRVCPKDRVPQGSVPQGQSAPRKECAPRTECPKDRVPQGQSAPRKECAPRTECPRDRVCPKDRVPPRAECPKDRVCPKDKVCPKDRVCPKDRVPPRAECPKDRVCPKDKVCPKDRVCPKDRVPQGQSAPRTECPKDRVPQGQSAPRTECAPRTECAPRTECPKDRVPQGQSAPRTECPKDRVCPKDRVCPKDRVPQGQSAPRTECPKDRVPQGQSAPRTECAPRTECPKDRVPQGHSVPQGHSASRAECAPRIECPKDRVPQGQSVPQGQSAPRIECPKDRVPQGHSVPQGHSAPRTECLKDIVCPKDTVPQGQSAPRTQCPKDIVCPKDTVPQG, from the coding sequence ATGGACAGAGTGCCCCAAGGACCAGAGTGCCCCAAGGACCAGAGTGCCCTAAGGACAGAGTGCTCCAAGGACAGAGTGCCCCAAGGACAGAGTGTTCCCCAAGGACAGAGTGTCTCTAGGACAGAGGGCTCCAAGGACAAAGTGTTCTCAAGGACAGAGTGTTCCCCAAGGACAGAGTGTTCCCCAAGGACAGAGTGCCCCCAAGGACAGAGTGTCTTAAGGACAGAGTGCCTCAGGACAGAGTGCCCCAAGGACAGAGTGCCCCAAGGACAGAGTGTTCCGCAGACATATTGCCCCAAGGACAGAGTGTTCCCCAAGGACAGAGTGCACCAAGGACAGAGTGCCCAAAGGACAGAGTGTGCCCCAGAAACAGAGTTTGCCTCAAGGACAGAGTGCCCCGAGGACAGAGTGTGCCCCAAGGACAGAGTGCCCCAAGGCTCTGTGCCCCAAGGACAGAGTGCCCCAAGGAAAGAGTGTGCCCCAAGGACAGAGTGCCCCAAGGACAGAGTGCCCCAAGGACAGAGTGCCCCAAGGAAAGAGTGTGCCCCAAGGACAGAGTGCCCCAGGGACAGAGTGTGCCCCAAGGACAGAGTGCCCCCAAGGGCAGAGTGCCCCAAGGACAGAGTGTGCCCCAAGGacaaagtgtgccccaaagacagAGTGTGCCCCAAGGACAGAGTGCCCCCAAGGGCAGAGTGCCCCAAGGACAGAGTGTGCCCCAAGGacaaagtgtgccccaaagacagAGTGTGCCCCAAGGACAGAGTGCCCCAAGGACAGAGTGCCCCAAGGACAGAGTGCCCCAAGGACAGAGTGCCCCAAGGACAGAGTGCCCCAAGGACAGAGTGTGCCCCAAGGACAGAGTGTGCCCCAAGGACAGAGTGCCCCAAGGACAGAGTGCCCCAAGGACAGAGTGCCCCAAGGACAGAGTGCCCCAAGGACAGAGTGTGCCCCAAGGACAGAGTGTGCCCCAAGGACAGAGTGCCCCAAGGACAGAGTGCCCCAAGGACAGAGTGCCCCAAGGACAGAGTGCCCCAAGGACAGAGTGCCCCAAGGACAGAGTGTGCCCCAAGGACAGAGTGCCCCAAGGACAGAGTGCCTCAAGGACATAGTGTGCCCCAAGGACACAGTGCCTCAAGGGCAGAGTGTGCCCCAAGGATAGAGTGCCCCAAGGACAGAGTGCCCCAAGGACAGAGTGTGCCCCAAGGACAGAGTGCCCCAAGGATAGAGTGCCCCAAGGACAGAGTGCCCCAAGGACATAGTGTGCCCCAAGGACACAGTGCCCCAAGGACAGAGTGCCTCAAGGACATAGTGTGCCCCAAGGACACAGTGCCCCAAGGACAGAGTGCCCCAAGGACACAGTGCCCCAAGGACATAGTGTGCCCCAAGGACACAGTGCCCCAAGGATAG